The Oryzias latipes chromosome 8, ASM223467v1 genomic interval GTTGGACACAATGACAGGTTTATGAGTCCCCAGACCCCCCCAGGCAAATAAAACAAGACGTTGCAAATTTGTTGTACCTGTGAATTTTAGAAGCAAAATTTCCTTTATTGTCGTTGTATGCACAACAAAATTATGATGCTCCCACAGGTGTTAAACAAAAAGGATTAGatataaaactacattttaagttttaaaaaaaaagtttgaactaTGTAAAATCTAGTGGGATTTTATAAGGACCACCTGTctaataatcatgctgtctagaaaaaactaaactaatcagcatcttgatatgaggtgggatggattatctcagcaaaggagaagtgTGAACAATGTTTGAGAGAcattattttgtgtaaaaaatatgtttagctcatgctggtttgcggcgccttccatccgtgaaacccgagttcgactccgggctgctccctgttcccttctctacctctgctggttccaagcccagtttgagaaggttgcgtcaggaagggcatccggcgtaaaacattgccaaatttaccatgcgacttgttcgctgtggcgacccctgatgggagaagccgaaagtggaagattttgtgtaaaaaatggTTCAGCTCTTGGAATTCATTTCATGCAAATTGGGAGCAAAAACAACTGTTCTTATTTACACCCATTTAAATCCCACCAACATTCTTAAAACGGCAACACTAGAGCTTTTGCAATTTTATGTTGAATGAAcgtcatttaaatacatgtggTTAAGTAGTTATGGCGcttaaaaaattcattttcgtggtaaaccaaaaaaatagttttctacAGCAAACAACTGGTTTAGTAttgaatatttttacatttcagtgAATTTTCCACTAAGTTTATGTAATTTACGTTCTTTAAATAAAACGTTGAAATTAACTGACACTGTTAAGTttgaggattaaaaaaattgaaacgtGGCAAATTTCAAATTTGTTCCTTAAACTGAGTTGGGGCAAATATAGAAAAAAGGGGACCTTAAGGCAGTTTGCGTTTTCTCATTGGCTGAAGGGGCACTCCCTTGAGTAAGCCCCGCCTCTTCCCTGTGACCATGCTTTTTAGTGGGCAGGGTTGGGTCTAATTCTTACCTtgattgtttaacccttgtgctatcctaggcactttaacattgggagtggggtcatctagacccactagacagtatgctgaaccttttttcttcaatgatttgtgatcttcactggtgtccatggattacattaaatctttccacctttatccacctttgtcatggtagggagaacacatcaaggtaagggtggggtcatctaagatagcacaagggttaatcagtaATACAGAATGGATCCAAATGTGTGACAACCATCCAGTGCATCTCAGATGAGCACCTCAAAAAGTCTGCAGAAAAAGTCACTAaggtaacagaaacaaactctTATTGACTGATTCAGACTAAGACAATGGTGTACTATTTTATTCCAACATATTTTAGATGGAGATCACGGAATATTATGAgctttggagattttttttttgtttgcatgtcaCTTCTTTAGGAAACAAAGGAGTACAGCAAAGGGTGAGGCTAATTTAAATGCTGAAGCTATCTTTTGGGTCATATCATGTGTTGGGGAGATATATTCCTTTGGTTGACCTTATTTACCCAGTCTTGTCATGTTGAGTAATCCAAACCAACAAAGTAAGCCACTGAGAGGTagaaataactttatttaatcattttctcAAGTGTtgggtttacattttttccttaaCCTCAAAGATGCAGCAACAGCTGAAAAGAATTAAGTGTCAGACAGGCACATTTTAATTCAATAAGGGGTGGCAATGACATTGGTGAAGAGATATATTTGCTTGATTTCAGCTTTGAAAATTTGATCAGATTTGACAGAATGATTGAGTTCACCAATTTCTTTTAACAAATGACTGTTGCTTTGAAATATGCAGTGTTTTGATCCTGAAACTTGTCCACAAAAACTTTCTGTATCTCTGATAACTATTTACTTTGTATAGGCAATTAAAGAGAGTCATTTAACCCCTTCACTTCCATGTACAAGGGTAAACTTCATGAACAAATCCGTCTCACACCTCTCACTCTACCTCCCACGATGCAGCCTTACGGCCTTTCCCAGTCCAGTGGTGGTTAGAGATAGAGTGAGAGGAATGTACGCAAAAAGGAGAGGACCCCAAACTGAACCTTCCGACCGCCCTCTACATGGCCGGGAAAACAGCTGAAGACGGCTAAAGCGGGAAAATGGAGCGGCGTGCTATCACGGCTGCAGCTGGAACAACGTGCCCTGTCCGGAGGGCAGGTATGTGACGTTACGGGAGCGCGCCAGCTGGAAGGCGATGTCCTCGGCTGCCTCAAGCTTACGCAGCTCCACTAAACCATCACCTGCATCCATCAGAGAGTTGGCAATGAGTAAGGCAGCTTGGGAATCTCCCTCTGCTGAGATGATGGTCGCCTGCTTCTGTTGCTCTGCctatgaacacaaaaaaacactttaagggtttgcctttattttaaaaggaaaataaaaggatAAATATGTTGGTGCCAAAGGAGGTCACCAACGCTACAGTACCTTTTCCACAACAAAGCGAGCCCTCTCTGCCTCCTGTTGGGCCACTTGTTTCATCTCAACGGCTTCTGTGAATTCTTTACCGAAGGTCAAATGTGtctaaatgaaaacaataaaggtCTTTATGCAAGCTAAGGCACAGAATGCATCACTGATGTAACATATAAAAAGGAATCCTACCAGTGAAACATCATCCAAGATGAGGCCAAAGGTGGTTGCTCTTTCTGTGAGGTCTTCACTGACCTGTCGAGACACCAGCTCTCTCTGAGTGATGAGCTCACCTGCATCAAACCTGGCCTGTGGGGGAAACCAAAGACAAAAGCTTCAGTTTGTTCAACAGATCCCTGCATGAAACGGTAAAAACTTAATGGGTCATATACTCACCACCACAGCCTTTAAGACCTCAGTGGTGATGGACGGCAGCACTCTTTCATCGTAGTCCTCTCCAATGCTGGTGAAGATGCGAGGCAGCTGACTCGTCACCGGCCGGAACAGGATACGCAGAGTGATGTTGACATTTTGCAGATCTGCAGAGTGAATCAAATTACAAAGGAAACCTTTAACCCAATGAAGTGAGAAGAATAagtgtaccgtattttccggactataagtcgcccttttttcatagtttggcaaggggtgcgactgatactccgcagcgacttatattagaaataaattgaaataaatacattgttaaccccctgttatgttcatttgtgaggaacagagatgatgttcctgggtcaatttgatgtatgaggtatgttaagtgttaagtgactcagagaatcagcaaacttttttttacagtaagatcttgaaggctaacaacataatattctattttccaatgatttcatagattcagaaatgcaataaaaatgacaactgtttctacaaatacaggatgaaaacagtattatttggccaatgatgcttcatgaaaggaaaaaaaaaataaaaaagggaaagaattactgtgaaattatgagataaacagtctgctatgattgtgtcatatgaggttgtgcaagttattagttcttggtctcagattttgtcaaagaaatttcccgtcaaaatgcgacttatagtccagtgcgacttatctgtgtttttttctactttataatgcatttttgggctggtgcgacttatactcaggagcgacttatagtccggaaaatacggtagtgaCTTTTTGTGTTGGAAGATAAACACAGAAGACACGGATggtgttgagagatcaggttcattttattttctacaaaagcatctgtCAGGATTTTGCTGGATGCACAAAATCATTCAGAGACTAGAGCTGCATCTGAATTACAACTGCTATCAGCGATACTTATGTCTTTCAGCGaaccagtttgatgacttgctgtccagaggagggaaaaataggaataaaatcagaggatcttttttgaatatttttgtctTGATACAAATAAGAATACGATGTTTCCTAAAGAAGTGATTGCAACAATTAGATTtcttccatgttggttttggacacCAGCCGCTGCTCACATATTCAACATGTAACTATTAAAGCTGACTTCCTGATTATGTGATGCAAAgctttgccaaagttcagatatttgaactctagAAAAATTGTGCCGTGAGAGCACTGCGCTTCAAGCAGCACATGACTTCACATTATGTCTTTACgttgacttaacattaaaactgggTCAATTGcattcagtgtgaacacaacaTGACAAATTAAACAAGAACTTGTACCTTTGCTGCCTGTGATGACGGGCACATTGCGTGGACGTGAGCGGCAATCAAAGATGACCGGCTTCTGAACCCAGGGAATGAGAAAGTGAGTTCCTTCTCCAACCACAATGTCCTGCACTCCTCTGAACCGGTCAAATATTACAGCCCGGTGCCCTGCATCAACTACAAACAAACCAACAGTCAGTCATTTCAAACATGATTACATTTTAGCAGGAAGGGCTCCTTTTAGTTTTAGACAAAGAACTGCTATTAGAGGCCAATATATGGTCAGAATTATGCACTGGTAGATTATCAGTGCATATTATAAGTTTAATACACAATGTTGACAAAATTTAATTAACAGAATAATTATGACTAaacaaagaacacatttttataatgcaaaaacaaaatagatggatttatttcaaataaggACAATTCAATAATTGAAGGTGGTCATCCTGGCTAAAGAAAGTAAAACTTTTGTGATATTTAGATGGTCCTCAGTAACTCTGTGGTTCAAAGTCATCCTTTTGACCCAGTGGAGACCTCAGTGTTTTGTAAATAAAGCTGAATTTGTGACAATCAAAGATGTAAAATTGACTATGACATTAATTAGGACAAATATGTTATATCGGTTGCTGGAGTGAGCTTTTTCCACGTAAGGCTACTTTAAAGAATAAGCCCTTTAAAGCTTTCTTAGACTTTGCAGGCGTTTACTAGCACTTGTTTATACTGTTGTGATGCTCTATAATGGGTGTTAGTCATGACACTTTTTTACCTGCAGTGGGACTAAACATTTGTTTGCTTGATGTGTCATTGAATCCCTTAAACAAAGCCACATCTCCACTTTTCTAGCCCGACTTCCAGTTAGTCTTTGGATTGACctaaagattgtatttgtttctAAAGCTATTAAAGGGTTAGGTGGTTTAAGGTGCCAGCATCCAGCGATTACTTACTTTTAGTTCCTCTTAAATTTCAGCTTAAGATTAGCAGAGATTTAGCTTTCTTAGCAACAGTGTCAGAGATGCAGATTCAACCTTGGCTGCATTTAAGTCTGCATTAGAAAACTacttttttactaaaataagaataaaaacattagatAAAACCAATTTAAGAATTTGTATAGtgtgaaaaaaaatttgtttcctCTCCAGTGTAAAGAAACAAGCACtatcatatgttttttttttttagtattttaaaggtttaatgATTTTTCTATAGTTTTCTGTTTATTGTAAATCTATAATTAAATATAACTaaaacaaagattaagaaattattaataaatgtaAAGGAATTAGTCATGGACCTTTCAAACAGAAACAATGGGCCTATGTGGACCTACTGCTTACAAAGCTTCTCAttaagttttgtatttttcaagtatttttttaaagatcattaATGCAATACATTTATGTCCCCTTCACAGGTCAACAGTGCAGCATGGTGTTAATGCAACATCCTCCACCGGTGTCAGTCAAGTAAACAATAAACATTTTCCttaattatgtcattttaaatATGAGTTATTGTGGAGAGACTGCATAAAACCCATTGTGTTATTCTggagttatttttttacatgggGCTACAAAGTTAACAATAACTTGTTTCTAGTGTCAATACCATATTGGCGGGATTTAATGGGTTTAAACAAGTAACCAGGGATTTCAAActcctaaaaacaaaagacaacaagCAAATTGAGAGCTATTTTACCAATATAGAGTGAACCAGAACCCTCTTTCTTTAAATgactcgtttttttcttttttagactcACCATTATAAAGTGCAGAATTCACAACGCCTCCTCCAATGGCGAGAGCCAGACCCAACTTTCCAATGGACTCAAATAATTTAGCCATGGCAGAAACCTGGAAGCGATGAAAACGAGGTCATCACACACGTTAACAAGAAAACAACTTCAGTACAGACTAACACAAGTCATCCAAGCCTTAACTGTCAGTAGAAAGTGGGTGTTTTAATAGTTTCTATCCAGTAACGGTTGCGTATGTGGCCTTGAATGATGTCAAAGCGGCAGAGATGGTGGCTAGGGTTAGCTCAGAAGCTAACATGAGTTTCGCAGTGATCGGTTCAGCGTATGGTTGCAACAGATAAAATTGAGTTTGGCACGTTAATGTTTACATAAAAGTGCGGCAAAAAGGCTTTTATCAAACAATCTAGTGGTGCCTCAGTACGCAAGCTAGCTTACGTTGGGCATGCATGATGGATTTGAGCAGGGCTGTTCCGTCTAccaaacatgtttatttataaaagctATGCTTGAAACAACTCCGTAGCACTGcctaaaaatgtgcaaagtaaTGTTTAGGGAAAAATCTCAAAAGTTGTCCGAGGCTTAATCGTGCTGTATCACATAACTCACCTTAGCTTTCTTGGATGCCTGTGACCTCCACCGGACACGACGTAGAGCACAAGGGATGCCTGTTCTACGGCGCATGCGCAAGAATGTTGCAACAAAGCCGCTGATTGGACAAAAACATGTCAATCTTCTTCTACGAATCTTCAATGCTGGTAGACTGTTAGTGGAAACATACTGACAGCGTCACCTACTGGTATATTTAAACTTAACAGTACAACAATACTAGAGGgaacaatggatggatggatggatggcaatAAATGTACTTCCTCAAATCCTTAAACATTTCAAGTTAGGAATGGAAGTATAATTAAGTTATACAGCATTAATAAGGGAAAATTagttaaaataaatctaaatatagTTAACGTTCATTATCATTTATTGTCACATGATACTTGTGTCAAATAACATTTTagccaattaaaaaaatttaaacatttaagaaaatgcATGTACAGTTGTTCAGAAAAGCATCATATGAGCACACCCCATTAAGAACTGATACAGACTCAAGACTTTCTACATTTTGACACAAGTGTATTTCTTGTTTAAATTTTTCTCCAAAGCTTTAACtttcaatatttaaaatgtttcaaaacctttttaaaatcgtgaaacattgttttaaaagtttggTTGCCATACTGACTATTACAATATTGTTTGAGTAAAAGgaagtttttttatgttttattaccAACACAAAAGTTTTAAGAAAGTGTAATAAGACAAAGTCCAGCAAAACAatatcatatttatttaaaaaatatattgtttatAGCCAGCCTAttgtaaaattaaataataaatgaactcacacattttcttttttttatctccctGGGACGTTCATTGAAACGTCGAAGtcacttgcacacacacacaaacaaacacacacacacacgttcataTAGCCTTGTGTCGCCCCCTATCGGACAAAAACGGCACTGCACGTAATCAGTTTCACTTTCCTTACGGCGTAAGGCTTACGCTGTGAGGAAAAGAATGACCATCTTTAAATGTTAGCGAAAGAAGACTACCGATCGTGGAGCATTTGTAAGGTCGGTAACGAAAGCATCTCATTGAAATTCACGGTTcatttcttcacctttttttttttggtcgcTGGTTTTGCGACAGACGACGAtcgttttgatttatttacttcCTTAACTCTCGACCCTGCAGCAGACAGTATGACTTCCTCTGTCGTTTTTCCTACACGATCGTGCAGTTTTGTATTAAAACTTTTACTGGAAAGTAGAAAAGGGTATATATCtaaacatttgaagaaaaaataaataaaatgaaatacatttggGGATTGGGCAGATTTGTAAACAACTTGATGTCAGTGTTTATGGATGTAAGAGTGGATATGTTTATCACTGCTGTTTTCTTATTTATATTAATGTACATAAAGTTATTTATATTCATAAGCTCCCTGACTATACTGAACTGTTCAGTGAACATGTCTCAATGGTGGAAGAATCACTCCATgaccttttcttcttcttcttcttcttcttttttagcataaattcccATCTTTCTGGCTAagattcataaaacaaaaacaataagttgtttaaaattaaacacGAACATTAATGAACTACTAAAAAGTGGcaacatttcaagaaaaaagctGATCTAAAATGTTGATAGTGCTGTAAAAACGTAAGGAGCATCACAGAAATAACCACTAGGGGGTGCTAGATTATGAGAAGAggctttgtttctgtttccaagGGCGGGGTCCTTGTATTATTGTCTTGTAACTTTAACGGGTTTCTTTCAGAGGTGTCACATGCAGGCTTGATATTTTTTCTACTCTTCCAACCTGCAGAATTTGGTTTGTGCAAATGTTTATCTCGTGCAGACATGTGGTTGGGTTTCTCCCATTGATGTCCATGTCCTGGGTTTCTCCCAGCAGATGGCAGAGCAAGGCAGGACCATCCGGGTGAAGAATCTCCCCACAGACATTGAACATAACAGGCTGAAAGACAAGTTATTCATCCACTTTCTAAGACAGAGGAATGGAGGAGGGGAAATAGACTCTGTCGTCATAGACAGAGCCGGATCTGCCCTCATTACATTTGAGGACAGTGGAGGTCAGTGGGTTCATCTTGTGCTCAAGAAAGGGGATCATTCCTGAATAATTATTCAAATGCAGGCATGCAATGTCTGAGAACAATACATGCAATTTCAAGTTTGTAGTGGAACGTACTTCAAAATCTATCTTTTTGATCGATCTTTTTGCCGTCATTTACATAAAGCGAGTAAGGTATTTCAATATATCTGCTGTCAATAGTAATTTACTCAACGCTGGCATGCAAGTCAATGCAGCGGCCAGTGGCAGAACCGCTTAGTCAGGATGCTTTCCAGACTGTGACTGATTTCCATCCAATGACCCCCTCTCACACAGCGGCACAAAGAATTATTCAGCGCAGCCAGCACACTCTGGAAGTGGATGAGAAGAAGTACAGAGTCACAGCAACAGAGCATCGAGAACGTTTGGAGCCAGACCAGGTACGAGGAGCCGCACTGCTACTCAGTAATGTGTGAAGACCCACCCCAATgagtgtttgtaacatgtttttgctgcatCTTTCTCATGATTAGGCACgtatataaggaaaattaagattaaaatagcattttctctgtatttctttatttaaatcgtgaagaatcaagagcagacaaaaaaaatgcagtttgggtGAACCACAAGTTCCTACTCTATTCCATCccgatgcatccacctgcagacaaattaacgtctttgttttcctcttccgagctggcatctggctcaaaactgcacggctggatatcccttatattgctcgtcatttttgttgcactgattaTGACACGATGGGGTTGttaggggctataagctagcaaAAAAGGCATTATGGGAAATGAGCACAGGTTTACACCACGCtaacagtcccgtccacaactcggaggtgaatttccgATGAACTCCTACCGCTCTGCTTAAAAAACTCCTTGAAAACGACagaattttttgattttgcattaAAACGGCATAAACAGAATTAGAAGACCACAGGGAATGATATTAatatacatcaaaagatgattggagtagatATAGAAAAATATCCAATACATTCAGCATGTTCTTCTGTTTCTATTATCTTAGGTCATCTTGAGCCTAACTGCCACTGTGGATTGCAGCCTTCTTCCTGGGGGAATCACGGCTCTGATCGATCTTTCTAAGAGTCATGATGTCCAGGCTAACTTCACTGAAGTCCGAAATTGCTATTCACTGCAAGGCTCCTACTCCGCGGTGCAATCAGCCTTAACTCAACTACTTGGACATAGTGGTGGTCCAGAGTCAGCAGATAAAAATTCATCCGATCTGTCTGCGCCAAGCGGTTCCCGCTCCGTTCAGACACCCCAGATGACTCATGCCAAAGTCTCTGAAGATAAACCTCTtaagcaaagagaaaaacatcccAATGGGAAGACATCTGATGGGAAATCTGGTGGCAAGGACATAAACGAGAACAGCCGACCTGACagtgctgctctgcagcctcCGTCCACATCTGCTGAGGAATCCACTCTTATCATGGATGCAGATATGTTTCAGTATCTACACAAACTCTGCAGGAAGGAATTCCAGGACATCCTGGATCGGTACAACATAGAGGCTGTAGACGCGACAAGCCAAGGCCTGACCACGCTGCTTCTCAAAGCTACAGAGACAAAGAAGGGCGGAGAGCAGGACCGCTTGAGACGAGCGAAACAGGCTATAAGTCAGCTTTACCTGGACAATGAGCGTCAAATCTGCCGAGAGCAGCTCTCGA includes:
- the phb gene encoding prohibitin codes for the protein MRRRTGIPCALRRVRWRSQASKKAKVSAMAKLFESIGKLGLALAIGGGVVNSALYNVDAGHRAVIFDRFRGVQDIVVGEGTHFLIPWVQKPVIFDCRSRPRNVPVITGSKDLQNVNITLRILFRPVTSQLPRIFTSIGEDYDERVLPSITTEVLKAVVARFDAGELITQRELVSRQVSEDLTERATTFGLILDDVSLTHLTFGKEFTEAVEMKQVAQQEAERARFVVEKAEQQKQATIISAEGDSQAALLIANSLMDAGDGLVELRKLEAAEDIAFQLARSRNVTYLPSGQGTLFQLQP